The Nocardioides humi genome includes a region encoding these proteins:
- a CDS encoding exodeoxyribonuclease III, translated as MRLATWNVNSLRTRIDRVEAFLDRHDIDVLAVQETKAREDQLPLMGLQARGYDVAAHGLNQWNGVALISRVGLEDVTAGFPGQPGFGDAAEVEARALGATCGGVRVWSLYVPNGRKPDDPHYVYKLDWLSRLRSAAESWLDVPTALVGDWNICPTDDDVFDIAQFKNSTHVTPAERAAFQAFLDGGWTEVTRTHAPSYTYWDYYRQRFERDRGLKIDFVLGSASFAERVTGAFIDREERDPSVFSGAPSDHAPVVVDLAD; from the coding sequence GTGCGACTGGCCACCTGGAACGTCAACTCCCTCCGCACGCGGATCGACCGCGTCGAAGCCTTCCTCGACCGGCACGACATCGACGTGCTCGCCGTCCAGGAGACCAAGGCCCGCGAGGACCAACTGCCGCTGATGGGGCTGCAGGCACGCGGGTACGACGTCGCCGCCCACGGCCTCAACCAGTGGAACGGCGTCGCCCTGATCAGCCGGGTGGGACTCGAGGACGTCACCGCCGGCTTCCCCGGCCAGCCCGGCTTCGGCGACGCCGCCGAGGTCGAGGCCCGCGCCCTCGGCGCCACCTGCGGAGGGGTGCGGGTGTGGAGCCTGTACGTCCCCAACGGCCGCAAGCCCGACGACCCCCACTACGTCTACAAGCTCGACTGGCTCTCCCGCCTGCGCTCGGCCGCGGAGTCCTGGCTGGACGTCCCCACCGCCCTCGTCGGCGACTGGAACATCTGCCCCACCGACGACGACGTCTTCGACATCGCCCAGTTCAAGAACTCCACCCACGTCACCCCCGCCGAGCGCGCCGCCTTCCAGGCGTTCCTCGACGGCGGCTGGACCGAGGTGACGCGCACGCACGCGCCGTCGTACACCTACTGGGACTACTACCGCCAGCGGTTCGAGCGCGACCGCGGGCTGAAGATCGACTTCGTCCTCGGGTCCGCGTCCTTCGCCGAGCGGGTCACCGGCGCGTTCATCGACCGCGAGGAGCGCGACCCGTCGGTGTTCAGCGGTGCGCCGTCGGATCACGCGCCGGTGGTCGTCGACCTGGCGGACTGA